A region from the Corylus avellana chromosome ca7, CavTom2PMs-1.0 genome encodes:
- the LOC132187168 gene encoding OVARIAN TUMOR DOMAIN-containing deubiquitinating enzyme 7 isoform X5: protein MVVEYILKNREMFEPFIEDDIPFNEYCQSMEEEGTWAGHMELQAASLVTHSNICIHRNMSPRWYIRNFDERGACMVHLSYHDEEHYNSVRLKEDPSGGPARPIIIKVDADLSATAHQPKAAVTRSKGGTGEDIIHAGSIKMVMGGTGCQDAEKVKQILEQVYGDVDLAIELLIAEKGAEEYLVQTDSLHGQSDTSYDEVVDGNCEQHDEEPIEKTDLIDASSNSVKRSHGDSSSQSDDKKISRNKACTCGSKKKYKACCGAVTGRSSAKFVINQSVDSRKKKEWKQGKKGGPAKAAAPTSGSDGGPPDMGALCI from the exons ATGGTGGTAGAATATATTTTG AAGAATCGTGAAATGTTTGAACCATTTATTGAGGATGATATTCCATTTAATGAATACTGCCAATCCATGGAAGAGGAGGGCACATGGGCTGGACATATGGAATTGCAAGCAGCTTCCCTTGTTACACATAGTAATATATGCATTCACAGA AACATGTCACCTCGCTGGTACATCCGCAATTTTGATGAGCGTGGAGCTTGCATGGTCCATTT ATCCTATCATGATGAAGAACACTATAATAGTGTGCGGTTAAAGGAAGACCCTTCTGGTGGACCAGCTAGGCCAATCATtatcaag GTGGATGCAGATCTTTCAGCAACAGCTCATCAACCAAAAGCTGCAGTCACGCGGTCTAAAGGAGGAACTGGTGAGGATATTATCCATGCTGGATCCATCAAAATGGTAATGGGAGGAACTGGATGTCAAGATGCTGAAAAAGTCAAACAG ATTTTAGAACAAGTATATGGTGATGTTGACCTCGCAATAGAGCTTCTGATAGCAGAAAAAGGAGCAGAAGAGTACTTGGTGCAAACTGATTCACTCCATGGTCAGTCAGATACTTCCTATG ATGAAGTTGTAGATGGAAACTGTGAGCAACATGACGAAGAACCCATAGAGAAGACCGATTTGATAGATGCCTCCAGTAATAGTGTTAAAAGAAGTCATGGTGATAGTAGTTCCCAATCAGAtgataag AAGATCTCAAGAAATAAGGCCTGTACATGTGGTTCAAAGAAGAAATACAAAGCTTGTTGTGGAGCAGTCACTGGGAGATCCTCTGCTAAGTTTGTAAT TAACCAATCAGTTGATtccagaaagaaaaaggaatggaAGCAAGGCAAGAAAGGTGGAC